The region TTGTTGGTCTGGGTAAGGAAAATACATGCCTACTTCAgcccttaaatattttattcgaaTCCTCCGTTCACTGGTTATTTGCCCTTCGGTACCAGAAACGCGCCCGAAAGTCATCGGAGCAGGTGAGGAATGCAGGTGCATTGGGCGAGTGCGTGATGTAGCGCACAGGTCCATTGTGTCCCAGCGAGTTGAGGGTCAGGCGGCAGCCGTTACGTGAGTTCCACGAGCAGAGCGAAGTGGTGGCCTCGTCGGGGAAGAGCACGTAGTCCTCGGTGTGGTTGAAAACGGCCTCCGTCTGGTGCTCCTGCTTGCCGGTGGTTCCAGCACCCGTGTACGTCTGGATGGGTCGACTGGTGCACAGTTCCCAAAGGTACACCAGGGAATCCATTCCAGAAGAGAGGAGGTACTAAAAGAAATCATTGGGAGTTAGCCATTTCATAGTCACTGGCTATGTTTCCTTACCTTTCCATTCCTGGTAAACTCCAGGGAGCAGATGGCCGCTCCGCCATGCGCCTCGGCGATGGTGTTGATGCAGCGTCCGCTGATCCCATCCCAGATCTTGATGTCGCCGTCGTAGCTGCCCGTGGCGTAGAGCTTTCCCGTGGGCGAATACTTGACGCAGGTAACTCCCGCCTTGTGCTGCTGGGAGGGAATGGCGCTGACAAAGCACTGGGTGGTGTGCACGTCGTACACCCGTAGCACATTGTGCTCCGTGCCAATGGCCACGTAGTCACCCGTGGGATGAAAGGAGAGGCACAGCACCGGCTCGCAGTCGGTGAACACCTTGTGGGCCTTCTTCACCGAGGGCTTGGCAATGTCGAACAATTTGACGGTGCCATCCCGCGAGGCGGAGGCCAGGATGTGCTCCTTGGGGTGGAACTCAAGGTAGGACACCTCGTCAGTGTGATCATACAGCGTGCGAATGACCGGATGGCCCTGCTGTTCCCTGCCCGGCTCGATATCCTCGGGCGCCGACTTGGCCAGCATCCGCTCTACATCCAGAATCTTGATACTGGCATCCACACTGCCGGTGGCCACCAGGGAACCATCGCAGCTGAACGCCCCGGCGCGACAGGCCTGCTTATGCGAGGTCACATATGCCGTCTCGTAGGAATGCGGCTCCGGGGCCAAGGCAGACGCCTCCGGCTCAAACTCCAGATCTATCCCGGGCAGGACATCATCCGTGGGCGTCTTGTCCTTGTCACTCAGCGTCTGCATTCCGGCAATCATCACGTGCAGCAGGCGTTCGCTAGGAGCACACTGGTCCGCCTTGACCAGCATGGACAGCTCCATGGCGAACTTCTCCAGGCCGTCGTACATCAGTTGGCTGCCGGATAAGCCAGTTTGTTATTACTCCTCCCTCTTTCGGGCTCTACTGTAACCCACCTGATCATCAGCCGGTAGAGTATCTCCCGGTTCTTCACCAGGTTGCTGGGGTCCAAAATCTCGTCGCGCATCGTAAATAATagtatttaattcttttttacgAATGTAAACAAAAACTGAATGTACTACTGCAGAAGTCGTGGTtatcgttatcggaattattCGCATTGCCGGTATGCCATCTCCAGCTGCGCGGGTATTTAAATACTAGTTTAAAATTCTGGTATTTTCCTAACAGTGGTCGATGTGCTTATCGATAACAGCTATCTATACAGCTGCTGCAACACGTGCGGccttaaaattgttttggtttaTTTCACTTCGTTTAATCTGCGTTGGAAACCACCAATAAAACGGTTTAACAATGAAAATCCGCAAGAATCACGCACGCAAGCGTTACCGCTACAATGTGAACCGCAAGACGATGAACAAAACCCGGAGTTCCACCGGCAAAATAGAGGAGTAAGTGGGATTGGTGTACCATTCCGGAgagtatattaattttattgggAGTTCGTGATGAAGTTAAAGGCTATAATTTAGCCCACTTAAAGAATATAACGATTCAGTGAAGTCGATATAATAATATCCAAAACTAATGGCCCAACTATTAATTCCAGTCCCAGGATGAAGAAGATGTGGATGGAGGACCAGCGCGTGGGCACCAACTTCAGCGAAATGGGTTTGGCGAAGGACGTAAACAAGGCCATTGCGATCCCCAGCTACAAGAAGGACCGCCTCCTGGCGGCGAGAGTGGTGAACGGCTTtctggaggaggagctggacgAGGACGAGCGCCGGGCACTGGGCCTCAAGAAACCAGTCGTGGATGAGGGTCCCAAACGAGGGCACGTCGTCCAAGAACTAGAACAACTGGCCAGCGAGCGTGCCGACCCGGAATTCAGGTAACATTTTGGATGCTCCAAAGAAATGACTTTTCTAATTTCTCCAATTTGACGCAGATTACCCAAGGGAGTGGTCAAGGAGCTCACCTACTTCCTCGACAAGTACAAGTTCAACTACAAGGCCATGGTCGCCGACCGGAAAAACTTTGGCCAGTGCACCTGGCGACAGTTCCGCCTGAAGATTCGCCGATTCATGTCCATTCCGGAGCAGTTCAACGTTTACCTGGAGCAGAAGAAGCTGCCCCTGGGCGTGAAACCGGATTGGGAAGAGTACGAGTCGGACAGTGAATGGAAATAAGTGCTTCCGACCTGTAATATATTTGTGTTCGGGTTCTTATGctattatttgtaatatttagaCGTAATTCTTTAAATACACAGAAAAATAGGCAagtaaaaataacttttttaaatgtatgtcTCGATCAAGAAAGATCCTGATATTAGCAGTAAGAGGCTTTCCAATACGTGGAAGGAGTCCGTTGCTTTTTGACAGAAACAATAGTaacggaatttttaaaaaatccgTTAGCTGTGGCAACCCTGGTTTTTCCGTCATTCTGTCGTACGACAGAATGAgaaggaagaggaggaggGCATGTGGTCTCATTCCAACGCCAATCCGAATAACTTGCAACGAGTTGTCTTTTGCATTCGGTTTCGAGATGAGCTCGTGCAGAATTTTATTGACGGTGCGACATCTCAAAAAAGCctttattatgtattttaaaatagttttgaaaattcTGAGGTAATTGCTAGTTTTACTTAGTTGTAAGCCAAAATATCAGGAAGGGGTTCTCCAATATTCCAAGAAAACTGAAATACTTTAAACGAAGTGTTCTGAATTAAAGTCTGTTGACCAAAATGGgttaaataaattgcaatgAGTAACCTTAATAGATAAATGAGTAAACAACTATGTTCAAACCCCATtaagatatggaatccaaaccAAAGTCACGTTGAAGCACACGATCCTGTCCCATCTCTATCTCTAGTTCGGAATCGGTTCGGCTCCGTTCAGCTCGGAGACGTTCGCTTTTTCGGTCTTTCCGTTTTGTGATTTCGAGGTAAGTGCACGCAGAGCTCCCGGAAAATCCTTTAAATTGGCAATATTAATAGGCATCGATTGGGTTTGCAAGTGTAATTAACCAGGTCTCGGGTTTCCCTCCCCCGCATATTTAGGTGGATTTTCTTCGATTTTCCGAGCCTCAGTTGAGTTTTCCGCAAAAAGcggtgcgagtgtgtgtgttgcaTCGCCGGCCGGTGTCCCATGACGTTTTGCATAATAGCCGCATTGAAATGGCAATAACGGTGGTAGGGCGGCGGGAATCGATCCAAAATCCGAATGGGAAATGAGGTTCCAGTGCCCTCGCGTTGCaagtaaattaaacaaattgcgTGGACTTTCGAATTCCAACATGGCGGCCGGCTGCAAGAatgtgcatgtgtgtgcgcGTTCGATTTCGCCTGGATTATTCCCGTTCCCACGCCGTTCGCTCCCCAGTTTCTATTGGAATTCGCAGGCGGAATACGAAAATTGCGGCGTGACACATGCTCGGCAGATTATTTTCCTGCCCTGCATGTCGCCAGAGTATTTTTACATATTCCTTGCCTCCTTTCCTTCTTGCATTTTGCACTCCGATGCAAATacagatttaaaaataacatgcGGGAAAATCGGCAAGTAAAATTGTCACTAGGGTAGAAAATAAATCACAACGCCCTGCAGTTCTCGCGCTCTCCGTCTCTTTCCCTCCCCTTCAAGCCATGGGAGGCAAGTGCAATCGTGTGCTTATTCGCCGTCTCTTTCACCCCTCTCTGCAGTTTTTCACCCTTTGGAATCGCGAATTTTCCGCCGCACGAATGCCGCCGAATGCCGATGCTTCTGGCCATTTCCCGTCGAATTTCTTTTTCACCATGTTGCGAAAGCTTGCAGTCTTTGCAGTTCCGACACTTGGCTTTCTAATGACGACCATTTGCAAAAGATTCTCTGTGGTTTtcccaaaaaccaaaagccGGCCGGCAGTTTCCCCGCCAGACTGCCGCAATGTTTTCCGCATTTCCCCGGTTTTCGAGCTCTGGGTGGGGGCTTCTCTCCGGCTCATCCGCCGCTGGAGAGGAGAGTGCATTTGCCCAGAGCTCGCGGACTTCGGCTTGACTCGTTTCTGTCTGGGGCTCGTTATTGATTTTTCGCCGGTGCAAGTCGACGGAGGGATATATTCGGCAGTCTTCAACCGACAGACACTTGGCCTGGTCGTTGTCCGGCTCTAGAGTACGGAGCCTTGTGAACTTCATAGGTTCCCAgctttttaaaagatttttccatttccagGATTTAGCGTCCACTGGGCTTGTGATCGGTTTTTGTTTGCACAGCATCGCCAATTGCAAGGCTCTGAACAGTTTCGTGAAAACAGGTGAGTTTTATCTGTAATCCACCGGAAATGCTCCAGACAGTCggacacacagaaaaaaaatattaacaagaAAAGGTCTCATTTGCACTATACACTGCCAACAGATTTAAATCATTCCGTAGTGCTAAAGTGTGttacaataattataaacacTTTCTGAtgattcattttttttcaacatGAATAGTTTTGAGAAGAGTGATTTGAATTTCTTACAATAAATATGATCAACACACCTAGACTACAGTGTGGTTcaagaatttaaaaagtattaagatcttaaattttttgaaatgtcCAGCATA is a window of Drosophila biarmipes strain raj3 chromosome 3R, RU_DBia_V1.1, whole genome shotgun sequence DNA encoding:
- the LOC108023866 gene encoding cleavage stimulation factor subunit 1, encoding MRDEILDPSNLVKNREILYRLMISQLMYDGLEKFAMELSMLVKADQCAPSERLLHVMIAGMQTLSDKDKTPTDDVLPGIDLEFEPEASALAPEPHSYETAYVTSHKQACRAGAFSCDGSLVATGSVDASIKILDVERMLAKSAPEDIEPGREQQGHPVIRTLYDHTDEVSYLEFHPKEHILASASRDGTVKLFDIAKPSVKKAHKVFTDCEPVLCLSFHPTGDYVAIGTEHNVLRVYDVHTTQCFVSAIPSQQHKAGVTCVKYSPTGKLYATGSYDGDIKIWDGISGRCINTIAEAHGGAAICSLEFTRNGKYLLSSGMDSLVYLWELCTSRPIQTYTGAGTTGKQEHQTEAVFNHTEDYVLFPDEATTSLCSWNSRNGCRLTLNSLGHNGPVRYITHSPNAPAFLTCSDDFRARFWYRRANNQ
- the LOC108023852 gene encoding nucleolar protein 16 — encoded protein: MKIRKNHARKRYRYNVNRKTMNKTRSSTGKIEDPRMKKMWMEDQRVGTNFSEMGLAKDVNKAIAIPSYKKDRLLAARVVNGFLEEELDEDERRALGLKKPVVDEGPKRGHVVQELEQLASERADPEFRLPKGVVKELTYFLDKYKFNYKAMVADRKNFGQCTWRQFRLKIRRFMSIPEQFNVYLEQKKLPLGVKPDWEEYESDSEWK